In Gadus chalcogrammus isolate NIFS_2021 chromosome 23, NIFS_Gcha_1.0, whole genome shotgun sequence, a genomic segment contains:
- the LOC130376803 gene encoding uncharacterized protein LOC130376803 isoform X1: MKVFFFIMQVTDRKGFREFLRMSVEDFQLLLGKVEPLIKKTDTKMRRAISAGQRLSLTLRFLATGRPKWNDFEQNDVLLNLIIYTHNLFAFLGESFRSLSFQYRIGRSTVGLIVMETCQALYIVLKEDHMKTPTTESEWREIASGFEDKWQFPHCLGAIDGKHIYIQPPAKSGSSFYNYKGRFSIVLMAVVDANYKFIYASVGTQGRMSDASLFGHSDLRSAMDRDLLHFPRPEPLPNTDLIMPYMFVGDEAFPLRSDLIKPYPHRNLDHGQRIFNYRLCRARRTVENAFGILTNRLRVFLTNISIEPDKVTCITLAALALHNFLREKSEAYVPPVFVDREDENHRVIAGTWRRGGDLDSVALSRARNATTTAKDQRDLLKAYFQSSEGSVDWQEDMI, translated from the exons atgaaagtttttttttttatcatgcagGTGACTGATAGGAAAGGGTTCCGTGAGTTCCTGAGGATGAGCGTCGAGGACTTTCAACTCCTTCTGGGGAAAGTTGAGCCTCTCATCAAAAAGACGGACACAAAAATGAGAAGGGCCATCAGTGCCGGACAGAGATTGTCCTTAACCCTCAGATTCCTTGCAACTGGTAGGCCTAAATGGAATGATTTTGAACAGAATGATGTATTATTAAATCTtattatttacacacataacctGTTTGCCTTCTTAGGTGAGTCTTTCAGGTCACTGAGCTTCCAGTACAGGATTGGCAGGTCTACTGTTGGCTTGATTGTAATGGAGACCTGCCAAGCATTGTACATTGTTTTGAAGGAAGATCACATGAAG ACACCAACAACTGAGTCAGAGTGGCGAGAGATAGCGAGCGGATTCGAAGACAAATGGCAATTTCCTCATTGCTTAGGTGCAATTGATGGGAAACACATCTACATTCAGCCCCCTGCCAAATCAGGAAGTTCGTTTTATAATTACAAAGGCAGGTTCTCAATTGTGCTAATGGCAGTTGTAGATGCCAACTACAAATTCATTTATGCAAGTGTTGGCACTCAGGGCCGAATGTCGGACGCAAGTCTGTTTGGACACTCAGATCTCCGCAGTGCCATGGACAGAGACCTGTTACATTTTCCCCGCCCTGAGCCACTTCCCAATACAGATTTAATCATGCCCTATATGTTTGTTGGTGATGAAGCATTCCCTCTCCGTTCTGACCTTATCAAGCCCTATCCCCACAGAAACCTTGATCATGGACAGCGAATTTTCAATTATAGATTATGTAGAGCAAGGCGAACTGTGGAAAATGCATTTGGCATATTGACAAATAGATTACGTGTGTTCCTAACAAATATTTCTATTGAACCAGATAAGGTAACTTGCATCACCCTTGCTGCCCTTGCCCTCCACAATTTCCTGAGGGAAAAATCAGAGGCCTACGTGCCTCCAGTCTTTGTGGACAGAGAGGACGAGAACCACAGAGTCATTGCCGGAACATGGCGAAGAGGTGGAGATCTTGACTCTGTGGCATTGAGTAGGGCGCGGAATGCCACAACCACTGCTAAAGACCAGCGTGACCTGCTGAAGGCATATTTTCAATCCTCTGAAGGATCCGTTGATTGGCAGGAGGATatgatttga
- the LOC130376803 gene encoding uncharacterized protein LOC130376803 isoform X2, whose protein sequence is MKVFFFIMQVTDRKGFREFLRMSVEDFQLLLGKVEPLIKKTDTKMRRAISAGQRLSLTLRFLATGESFRSLSFQYRIGRSTVGLIVMETCQALYIVLKEDHMKTPTTESEWREIASGFEDKWQFPHCLGAIDGKHIYIQPPAKSGSSFYNYKGRFSIVLMAVVDANYKFIYASVGTQGRMSDASLFGHSDLRSAMDRDLLHFPRPEPLPNTDLIMPYMFVGDEAFPLRSDLIKPYPHRNLDHGQRIFNYRLCRARRTVENAFGILTNRLRVFLTNISIEPDKVTCITLAALALHNFLREKSEAYVPPVFVDREDENHRVIAGTWRRGGDLDSVALSRARNATTTAKDQRDLLKAYFQSSEGSVDWQEDMI, encoded by the exons atgaaagtttttttttttatcatgcagGTGACTGATAGGAAAGGGTTCCGTGAGTTCCTGAGGATGAGCGTCGAGGACTTTCAACTCCTTCTGGGGAAAGTTGAGCCTCTCATCAAAAAGACGGACACAAAAATGAGAAGGGCCATCAGTGCCGGACAGAGATTGTCCTTAACCCTCAGATTCCTTGCAACTG GTGAGTCTTTCAGGTCACTGAGCTTCCAGTACAGGATTGGCAGGTCTACTGTTGGCTTGATTGTAATGGAGACCTGCCAAGCATTGTACATTGTTTTGAAGGAAGATCACATGAAG ACACCAACAACTGAGTCAGAGTGGCGAGAGATAGCGAGCGGATTCGAAGACAAATGGCAATTTCCTCATTGCTTAGGTGCAATTGATGGGAAACACATCTACATTCAGCCCCCTGCCAAATCAGGAAGTTCGTTTTATAATTACAAAGGCAGGTTCTCAATTGTGCTAATGGCAGTTGTAGATGCCAACTACAAATTCATTTATGCAAGTGTTGGCACTCAGGGCCGAATGTCGGACGCAAGTCTGTTTGGACACTCAGATCTCCGCAGTGCCATGGACAGAGACCTGTTACATTTTCCCCGCCCTGAGCCACTTCCCAATACAGATTTAATCATGCCCTATATGTTTGTTGGTGATGAAGCATTCCCTCTCCGTTCTGACCTTATCAAGCCCTATCCCCACAGAAACCTTGATCATGGACAGCGAATTTTCAATTATAGATTATGTAGAGCAAGGCGAACTGTGGAAAATGCATTTGGCATATTGACAAATAGATTACGTGTGTTCCTAACAAATATTTCTATTGAACCAGATAAGGTAACTTGCATCACCCTTGCTGCCCTTGCCCTCCACAATTTCCTGAGGGAAAAATCAGAGGCCTACGTGCCTCCAGTCTTTGTGGACAGAGAGGACGAGAACCACAGAGTCATTGCCGGAACATGGCGAAGAGGTGGAGATCTTGACTCTGTGGCATTGAGTAGGGCGCGGAATGCCACAACCACTGCTAAAGACCAGCGTGACCTGCTGAAGGCATATTTTCAATCCTCTGAAGGATCCGTTGATTGGCAGGAGGATatgatttga